The following proteins are co-located in the Equus caballus isolate H_3958 breed thoroughbred chromosome 15, TB-T2T, whole genome shotgun sequence genome:
- the ACP1 gene encoding low molecular weight phosphotyrosine protein phosphatase isoform X1, with amino-acid sequence MAEQVSKSVLFVCLGNICRSPIAEAVFRKLVTDQNISDNWRIDSAATSTYEIGNPPDYRGQSCMKRHGIPMSHTARQVTKEDFATFDYILCMDESNLRDLNRKSNQVKNCKAKIELLGSYDPQKQLIIEDPYYGNDSDFETVYQQCMRCCRAFLEKAH; translated from the exons ATGGCTGAGCAGGTGTCCAAGTCCGTGCTGTTTGTGTGTCTAG GTAACATCTGCCGATCACCCATTGCAGAAGCAGTTTTCAGAAAACTTGTAACCGATCAGAACATCTCAGATAAC TGGAGGATAGACAGTGCAGCGACATCCACGTATGAAATAGGAAACCCGCCCGATTACCGAGGGCAGAGTTGCATGAAGAGGCACGGTATCCCCATGAGTCACACTGCCCGCCAG GTCACCAAGGAAGACTTCGCCACCTTTGACTACATCCTGTGCATGGATGAGAGCAATCTGAG AGatttaaatagaaaaagtaatCAAGTTAAAAACTGCAAAGCTAAAATCGAACTACTTGGGAGCTATGATCCACAGAAACAATTAATTATTGAAGATCCCTATTAT GGGAACGACTCCGACTTCGAGACCGtctaccagcagtgcatgaggtgCTGCAGGGCCTTCCTGGAGAAGGCGCACTGA
- the ACP1 gene encoding low molecular weight phosphotyrosine protein phosphatase isoform X2 produces the protein MAEQVSKSVLFVCLGNICRSPIAEAVFRKLVTDQNISDNWVIDSGAVSDWNVGRAPDPRAVSCLRNHGINTAHKARQVTKEDFATFDYILCMDESNLRDLNRKSNQVKNCKAKIELLGSYDPQKQLIIEDPYYGNDSDFETVYQQCMRCCRAFLEKAH, from the exons ATGGCTGAGCAGGTGTCCAAGTCCGTGCTGTTTGTGTGTCTAG GTAACATCTGCCGATCACCCATTGCAGAAGCAGTTTTCAGAAAACTTGTAACCGATCAGAACATCTCAGATAAC TGGGTCATTGACAGCGGCGCTGTTTCTGACTGGAACGTGGGCCGGGCACCAGATCCCAGAGCTGTGAGCTGCCTAAGAAATCATGGCATTAACACAGCCCATAAAGCAAGACAG GTCACCAAGGAAGACTTCGCCACCTTTGACTACATCCTGTGCATGGATGAGAGCAATCTGAG AGatttaaatagaaaaagtaatCAAGTTAAAAACTGCAAAGCTAAAATCGAACTACTTGGGAGCTATGATCCACAGAAACAATTAATTATTGAAGATCCCTATTAT GGGAACGACTCCGACTTCGAGACCGtctaccagcagtgcatgaggtgCTGCAGGGCCTTCCTGGAGAAGGCGCACTGA